The following nucleotide sequence is from Pseudarthrobacter psychrotolerans.
GGCGATGGGGATGTCCACCGGCCTGACCTACACCCCTGGCATGTATGCCTCAGATGAGGAGCTGGTCCACGCACTGGCCGCCGTCAGGGAAGTGGGGGGCTACTACTGCCCGCATCACCGGAACTACGGAATCGACGTCGTTGACGGCTATCGTGCCTGCATCGCCATTGTCAAGGAAGCGGGTGTGCCCCTTCACCTGGCCCACTGCCACGTCAATTTCCCGCAGAACAGGGGCAGGGCCGCCGAAGTGCTGGCGGCTTTGGATGAGGCGATGGCGGCCGGCGTGGATATCACCCTTGATTCCTATCCGTACCTGGCCGGTGCGACCTACCTGGCCGCTTTGCTGCCCAGCTGGGTCCACGAAGGGGGCAAGGAAGCGATGAGCGATCGCCTCGCCGATCCCGGAACGCGCGGGCGGATCCTTCATGAAATTGAGGTGCTGGGTTCCGACGGTCATCATGGCGTCCCGATGGATTGGATGACCATCGTTATTGCTTCCACGCAGGACCCGGAGAACGCCTGGGCTGTCGGGAAGACGGTGGCCGAAATGGCCGGGGAGCGGCAGGCTCCGGCCGGGGACGCCTTTTTGGATCTGCTCGTCGCCGATGATTTCGGTGCCGGATGCCTGGTGCAGGTGGGCAATGAGGAAAATGTGCAGGCTGTCATGCGGCATGCGGCCCATACCGTCGGCAGTGACGGAATATTGGTCGGTGAACGTCCCCACCCCGTGGCTGGGGCACTTTCCCGCGGTTCCTTGGGCACTATGCCCGCGAGCTGGGCATCATGAGCCTGGAGGAAGCGGTTCTGCATGCCACGTCCCGTCCGGCCCGGCGGTTGGGCCTGGCGGACCGCGGCGTGGTGGCAGAAGGCAACTGGGCCGACCTGGTGGTCTTTGATCCCGACGCTGTGGGTTCCCGCGCGACGTACGAGAATCCCAGGGTTTTGCCCGACGGCATCCACTACGTATTCGTCAACGGAGAGCCGACGATTGAGCGCGGCAGGCGCACCGATGCGCGGCCGGGGCGGGCCGTGCGCAGGGTATAGCGGTTTTCTCACGCCGACAAATTCCTATTTACAAATCGGCGGCACACATGTCAGGATAGCAATTACCGCAACACGTGTTGCAACATATGCACAATCAGGAGTGGTAGTGAAGATTCGAACAGCGATGAAGAGCGGGGCCATGGCCGTCGCGCTGGGCTTGGCGTTGAGCGCCTGCAGTGGCGGAGGCGGTGGAACCCAGGATTCGGGTCCGGCGGCCGCAGAAGGCGGCACGCTGACCTTTGCCAACTGGCAGTGGCTGGAACCGGGGCGGGGCGACAACATTCTTGCCGCGGTGAAGCAGTACGAGGCCGTCAACACCAAGGCCAAGCTTGAAAAGCAGGAAATCACCCGCGCCGACTACGAAAAGACCATCAGTACCCAGATAGGCGCCGGTGCCGGTCCGGACATCCTGATCATTCCGGATCCGTTCTTCCCGGAACTTGCCTCCAGTGGCGCCTTGGAACCATTGGACGGCGTGCTTGATGCCGCCAGCGAAAGCGCGCTGCGCAAAACGAATGAGAACTACAAGTTCGACGGGAAGCAGCTGGGCCTTGTCTGGGAGGCCGTGCCATACGCCCTGATCTCCAACAATGACATCCTGAACGCCGCCGGCGTTCAGCCTCCGACCACCCCAGAGCAACTGGCCGCCGCCGCCAAGACCGTTCAGGACAAAACCGGCAAGACCGGCTTCGTCGTCCGTCACCAACTCAATGAGGAAACTCCTTGGTACAGCGACTACAGCAACTGGGTTTTCGGCTTCGGCGGCAAGTGGTCCGACGGCAAGAAACTCACTCTTAACAGCGAGGAAAACGTTGCCGCAGCGGATGCCTTCCTCAAGACATACAAGTCCGGCGGCTTCGGGATCGGCGATGACGCCTCGACGTACCGCAGCAAGTTCGCGGCCGGCCAGATCGGCATGGTGATCGACAACTCATCGGCCCTGCTGACCATGGTGTCCAGCAAGGACGGGGTCAAATCCTCCCAGGTCTCGGCATCGGCTCTCCCGTTCCCCAAGGGCGGGTCCGCCTACGCCGGCTTCTCGATCGGCATCAATGCCAACTCGAAGCACAAGGAACTGGCCAAGGACTTCATCAAGTGGATGATGACGTCCGAGGCGCAGTCCAAGTTCGCGGATGCACTGTTTCCCTCCGGCATCGCCACCGGAGCATCCGCTCCCGACGCGAAGATCAAGGCAAATCCCTGGACCGGCGCGTTCTACAAGCAGCTGGAAAAAGCCTCCTCGGTGGTCATCCCGGGCTTCGAAACCAAGACACCGCAGGTCCGGACCATTGTCATGACGCAGGTCGCCCGCATGCTCACGACCGGAATCTCCGCCAAGGAAGCGATGGACACCGCCCAGCAGCAGGCCGCAGGCCTGACTCCCTAGTAAACGCAGAGCTGTCCCGGCCGGGTGACCGCCCGGGACAGCCTGTACCTCTATCGAGAGAATCTATCGATGACTGTCACCACATCCGCCAGAACCCAGCCGGCAACCCGGCGACGGCGCTTCACCTGGACTCCGTACCTGTTCATTGGACTTGCGGTCCTGTATCTGCTGCTGTTCGCC
It contains:
- a CDS encoding amidohydrolase family protein, yielding MHAHSDLAVLADPAHVSKAAQGITLEVVGQDGLGYAPVNDEVMAATREQIAGWNGTPDLDYSWRSIADYLAEVDRGAAVNVAVLVPHGTARMIVMGTESRAATPAELLKIRDIIAQGLRDGAMGMSTGLTYTPGMYASDEELVHALAAVREVGGYYCPHHRNYGIDVVDGYRACIAIVKEAGVPLHLAHCHVNFPQNRGRAAEVLAALDEAMAAGVDITLDSYPYLAGATYLAALLPSWVHEGGKEAMSDRLADPGTRGRILHEIEVLGSDGHHGVPMDWMTIVIASTQDPENAWAVGKTVAEMAGERQAPAGDAFLDLLVADDFGAGCLVQVGNEENVQAVMRHAAHTVGSDGILVGERPHPVAGALSRGSLGTMPASWAS
- a CDS encoding amidohydrolase family protein; this encodes MSLEEAVLHATSRPARRLGLADRGVVAEGNWADLVVFDPDAVGSRATYENPRVLPDGIHYVFVNGEPTIERGRRTDARPGRAVRRV
- a CDS encoding sugar ABC transporter substrate-binding protein, producing MKIRTAMKSGAMAVALGLALSACSGGGGGTQDSGPAAAEGGTLTFANWQWLEPGRGDNILAAVKQYEAVNTKAKLEKQEITRADYEKTISTQIGAGAGPDILIIPDPFFPELASSGALEPLDGVLDAASESALRKTNENYKFDGKQLGLVWEAVPYALISNNDILNAAGVQPPTTPEQLAAAAKTVQDKTGKTGFVVRHQLNEETPWYSDYSNWVFGFGGKWSDGKKLTLNSEENVAAADAFLKTYKSGGFGIGDDASTYRSKFAAGQIGMVIDNSSALLTMVSSKDGVKSSQVSASALPFPKGGSAYAGFSIGINANSKHKELAKDFIKWMMTSEAQSKFADALFPSGIATGASAPDAKIKANPWTGAFYKQLEKASSVVIPGFETKTPQVRTIVMTQVARMLTTGISAKEAMDTAQQQAAGLTP